Genomic segment of Verrucomicrobiia bacterium:
GTCACGTCTGAACACTGGACGAAAAACCGACGGGCAAAACGGATAGGCGCTCACCGCACGGTTGGTGGTGGCATCGTACAAATTCGCGGCGACCTGAAGCAGCCGGTGTGCGGCAGGGGTGTACTGGTCGGTGGGATAGACCAGGATGTGATTCACGTCGAGGTTCAGTTGAGACTGCAGGAGCCGTGCGCTCACATTCGTAAAAAACGAGAGTGGATTGTCCAGCGAGATCGGTCCAGCCCAGGTCTTCAGTCCTGCGCACAACAACACACACCAGGTGAGCCGAATCAAGCATTGGCGTATCATCTACAGTTGAATCCTTCCTTCGATCTCGGCAGGTTCTTCACGCCAGAAGTGTTCCAGAAACAACCTTCCTTAGTCAAGTAAACAAAAAGGAATCCCATCAAAGCCATTAAAGGCGACAGGGCGCATTTAAGCATGGTCCCAAGCGAGCATCGCTCCCGGCGGTCACTCGATGCTTGGCATTGTTGGTGTTTTTGCCTACGGTCGCTCCGTGATTGGGCTCCTGAGATTGATCGGCATTATCAACGCGGGGGTGTGGTTTGGGGCGGCCGTTTTCTTTATGCTGGGCGCAGCCCCCGCTTTTTCATCAGCCGACATGCGGGATTTGCTGGGGGCGAACAACTTTCATTATTTTTCAGTGGCCATTGGTCAAGTCATGGTCCGGCGCTATTTCCATTGGTATGTGGGTTGCAGCCTGGTGGCCCTGCTTCACCTGACCGGCGAATGGCTCTACCTGGGGAAATACCCGCGTCGCGGGTGGCTGGCATTGATTGCGTGTCTGTGGCTGGTGGGGATTGCCCAAAGTGCCTGGCTCCAGCCGCGCCTGGCCCAATGGCATCTCCTGCAATACGAACGGTCCGCCCAGCGCGAAGCTTACGGGCGCGCCTTTCGCGTCTGGCATGGGGTCTCCTCAGGGCTCAACTGCCTGGCGGTTTTGGGGTTGGCCGTTTACCTGTGGCGCGTCGCCAACCCGCCCGATACGATGCGTTTTGTGGGCGCCTCCTCCAAATTCCGCAGTTGACAAAGCGGCATCGAGGTTGACCTTATTTTTAGGAAGTGCAGGGTCAGCCCGAGCGCCCCGCAACGGGAAGTGAGTATGATTTCAAACGACCGTCCATCGCCTTACGGCAGCCGGCATTATGGTGCTCCCAAACCGCCGTCGAATGAAGACACCCTTAAATCGGATAAGATTCAGATCGAGCGCAAGACCTTTCTTTTCGCGCTGAAAGAGAACCCACGCGGCCGATTCTTGCGGATTACCGAGGACGTGGGTGGCCGGCGCGATACGATCATTATTCCGGCGCCTGGTTTGGAGGAATTCAGGAAATTGCTCGACGAAATGGTCAAGGCATCGAGCGAGGCGCCCCCAAAGGCCGAATAACCAGCAGGGCGCCCTCCGGCTAGGCTTTGGCAGCGGCGCGTCTGCGGGGGCGCACGCGCGAGGCATCGCCCCAAAGAGTTTCCAGATCGTAACGTTTCCGGAGGTCCGCCCGCATGATGTGAACGATGACATCGAAGAAATCGAGCACGATCCAGGCTGCCTGGAACGTTCCATCCACTGCGCGGGGCCGCAGCGAGTAATCTTGACGCAACTTTTCAGTTATCTCGTCCACAATCGCCCGCAAATGCGGTTCGCTGGTGCCGGAGGCGATGACGAAATAGTCCGTGACGGAGGATAGCTCGCGCACGTCCAGGATAACGATGTCTTCCGCCTTTTTGTTATCTGCCAGTTCGCGGCAGAGCAGAGCGAGTTTTCTCGAATCCATCTGGGTGAAACGATGGCCTAAAGCCGGTTAAAGATAAAGTCCATTGTTATGAATCGCTTCAGCAACGGCTGGAGCGACCAATGTTTCAATTTCCTGGCCAGCCTGCACCCGGGCTCGGACCTGGGAGGAGGAGACCCCCAGAGGGAAGCCGGTCAAGGCTCTGCCGCGAAAAGGGGGCGGCAGTGAGGGTTTTGCCTCCCCAGGGCGCGGAGTGACGACGAATTGCACGAGTTGCGCAAGTTCTTCCGCCTCGCGCCACTTGGGCAACTGCGGGAGATGGTCTGCTCCGATGAGGTAGAATAGTTCGGCTTGGGGAAACCGGCGGGCGTAATCGCGCACAGTATCGACAGTATAGGAGATGCCGCCACGCCGAATTTCCTGCTGGTCCAGTTCACACCAGACCTTGCCGGCGAGTGCCAGGCGCAACAGGCGCAGACGCTGGGCGGCAGGGGTCGGTTTGCGCTCGGGCTTAAAGGGTGATTGCGCGGCAGGAATGAAAAAAAGCCTGTCCAAACTCAACTCCTCCCGTGCGGCCTGGGCCACCAACAAATGGCCCAGATGCACCGGGTCAAAGGAACCGCCGAATAAACCAATGCGTTGGGGTAGCGTGGTGGTCATAATCTCAGCGCGCGAAGGGGGATAGGGAGAATCCCCGGCAGCTTACGGTTGCAGCGCATGTTACAGACCTCTGTCATCTCAGCAGCAACGCCGGGTTCCATTGAAGCGATGCCGCGTCGTTTCGATGTAGATTTTGGGGTCCATCTTGCCCCTGAGTTTTCTGCCCGTAATGTTAGACAACGATTCTGTGCTGTTGCCACACTGCTCAGAGGAAGCCATCTCGCGTTCTGCTGCCCGATGCAAAGCAGCTTCCCCGGAGAGTTCCTTGGCGAGTGCAACGGCCAGCGTCGCCATGGCCGTGACGCACAGTGAACTGGAAGGCTTTCCCGCCTCAACCGGCAGCCAAACCGGCTCGGTTTCCCGCAGCACAGCCGCCTTCCGCCGGACCATGAGCAACACCCATTCACGTACGCTTAACAGCACAATGAGAGTTACCAGCACCAGAAAAACACCCGCCACAATTGCATCAAGCACATTATTAAAATGGAGGACGCGATTGGCGCGCAGGGCTCTTTCGATGGGGGCGCGTGCGGCGGGATCACGCGCAAGCTCCGTAGCATGGAGGGTGTTCTCAAGTTGGGACTGTTGTTGGTCGAGAGCTTGGGCTTGCGCCACGAAGCCAATGCGCGGGTCGGGATGCCAAATCTTTTCCACACCAGCGGTCATAGTGGCTGCCAATAGCCAGACCAGCGGGATGAGAGTAATCAGGCAAAAGCGGCCAATATTGGCGGTGGCAGGGTTTGGGCTGCGCAAGGCCATTTTCAGCAGGATGGTTGTTGCGAGGCACAGGGCGATGGCGGCGAGCATCTGGTTGGCTATGCCAAAGAGCGGCCAGAGCGAGTTAATGCCTCCCAGGGGGTCGCGCACCCCTTGAATAAGAAAACAACCCCAGAACCCGACCATCAACCCGCTGGATAGAATATTGGACCCGATATTCCCTGTTCGGCCCAGCGGCTGCCAGAGCTGACCTAAGACATCCTGGAGCAAATAGCGGCCTACGCGGGTGCCGGCATCCAGGGTCGTCAGGATGAACAGCGCCTCGAACATTATAGCGAAGTGATACCACAGATCGAGCCCGTGCCCGCTGACGACTCGCGAGAAAATCCCCGCCATCCCAACAGCCAGCGTCGCCGCCCCACCGGTGCGGCCAAAAAGGGTTTTCTCACCCAATTGCCCAGCCAAATCGGTCATGTGCTGGACTGTGACGGGGAAATCCAGCGAGGTTATTTTGGCTGCCGTGGCGGCGGGGTCCCCTTTGATGTTCATGCTCAGGTACACGCCCGGTTCGAGCGTGCAGGCGGCGATCAAGGCCATAATGGCGACCAGCGATTCCAGGCACATCGCTCCGTAACCAATCGATCGGGCATAGGATTCGCGGGTAATCATCTTGGGAGTTGTGCCACTGGCAATCAACGTGTGAAACCCGGAGATGGCGCCGCAAGCGATGGTGATGAAGCAGAAGGGAAATATCTTGCCGGCAACAATCGGCCCGGAGCCATCCACAAACCGGCTCAGGGCGGGCATCTGGAGGCGCGGCAGTACCACCAGAATGCCCAATGCCAGGGCGAAGATGGTGCCCAGCTTGACGAAAGTGCTCAAGTAATCGCGTGGGGCCAGCAGCAACCAGACTGGCAGCACGCTCGCAGCCAGCCCGTAGAGAATCAGCATCCAGGCCAAGGTGATGTCGTGCAGCCCGAAAACAGACGCCCAATGCGCGTTTTCATAAACGAGTTTGCCCCCCCAGACTGCCAGTAACAATCCAGCAACACCAAAAGCTGAGGCCTCGAGCACTTTCCCAACCCGCCAATAGCGCAGATACCCGCCCATGAACAAGGCGATGGGAATCGTGGCGCCGACGGTGAACACACCCCAAGGACTTTCAGCCAGCGCCTTAACCACCACAAGGCCCAGCACAGCCAGCAGGATCACCATAATCCCCAGAATCGCCAGCAACGCAATAAAGCCCGCCGGTGCATTTAATTCCTCCCGGACCATTTGGCCAAGCGACTTGCCGTCGCGCCGCATCGAGCAGAACAGCACCACAAAATCCTGCACCGCCCCTCCAAGGGTCACCCCAATCAGTATCCAGAGCGTCCCCGGCAGATACCCGAATTGCGCCGCCAGGGCCGGCCCAACTAACGGGCCGGGCCCGGAGATCGCCGCGAAATGGTGGCCGAACACGATCCATTTGTTTGTGCGCACGAAATCCTTTCCATCATCATGTACCTGGCATGGGGTGGCTCGGCGATCATCGAGGGCTAACACGCGGGCGGCAATCCATTTCGAATAGAACCGGTAGCCAATGGCATAACTGCACAGCGCTGCCACCAGGATATAAGCCGAGCTGAGCGGCTCACCCCGGCGCAAAGCAAGAGTCCCATACGCCCAGGCGCCCAGGACCGCCACGGCGACCCAGAGAATAGTCGCAATAGGCTTCTTCATTGGCCGAGAGCAAGGGGCCGGCTGGCGTCTT
This window contains:
- a CDS encoding PUR family DNA/RNA-binding protein; this translates as MISNDRPSPYGSRHYGAPKPPSNEDTLKSDKIQIERKTFLFALKENPRGRFLRITEDVGGRRDTIIIPAPGLEEFRKLLDEMVKASSEAPPKAE
- the rsfS gene encoding ribosome silencing factor; this encodes MDSRKLALLCRELADNKKAEDIVILDVRELSSVTDYFVIASGTSEPHLRAIVDEITEKLRQDYSLRPRAVDGTFQAAWIVLDFFDVIVHIMRADLRKRYDLETLWGDASRVRPRRRAAAKA
- the nadD gene encoding nicotinate (nicotinamide) nucleotide adenylyltransferase, which encodes MTTTLPQRIGLFGGSFDPVHLGHLLVAQAAREELSLDRLFFIPAAQSPFKPERKPTPAAQRLRLLRLALAGKVWCELDQQEIRRGGISYTVDTVRDYARRFPQAELFYLIGADHLPQLPKWREAEELAQLVQFVVTPRPGEAKPSLPPPFRGRALTGFPLGVSSSQVRARVQAGQEIETLVAPAVAEAIHNNGLYL
- a CDS encoding carbon starvation CstA family protein, with the protein product MKKPIATILWVAVAVLGAWAYGTLALRRGEPLSSAYILVAALCSYAIGYRFYSKWIAARVLALDDRRATPCQVHDDGKDFVRTNKWIVFGHHFAAISGPGPLVGPALAAQFGYLPGTLWILIGVTLGGAVQDFVVLFCSMRRDGKSLGQMVREELNAPAGFIALLAILGIMVILLAVLGLVVVKALAESPWGVFTVGATIPIALFMGGYLRYWRVGKVLEASAFGVAGLLLAVWGGKLVYENAHWASVFGLHDITLAWMLILYGLAASVLPVWLLLAPRDYLSTFVKLGTIFALALGILVVLPRLQMPALSRFVDGSGPIVAGKIFPFCFITIACGAISGFHTLIASGTTPKMITRESYARSIGYGAMCLESLVAIMALIAACTLEPGVYLSMNIKGDPAATAAKITSLDFPVTVQHMTDLAGQLGEKTLFGRTGGAATLAVGMAGIFSRVVSGHGLDLWYHFAIMFEALFILTTLDAGTRVGRYLLQDVLGQLWQPLGRTGNIGSNILSSGLMVGFWGCFLIQGVRDPLGGINSLWPLFGIANQMLAAIALCLATTILLKMALRSPNPATANIGRFCLITLIPLVWLLAATMTAGVEKIWHPDPRIGFVAQAQALDQQQSQLENTLHATELARDPAARAPIERALRANRVLHFNNVLDAIVAGVFLVLVTLIVLLSVREWVLLMVRRKAAVLRETEPVWLPVEAGKPSSSLCVTAMATLAVALAKELSGEAALHRAAEREMASSEQCGNSTESLSNITGRKLRGKMDPKIYIETTRHRFNGTRRCC